The Lentisphaera araneosa HTCC2155 genome has a window encoding:
- the fcl gene encoding GDP-L-fucose synthase, with protein MEKDSKVYVAGHRGMVGSAIIRQLKAIGYNNIITRSRHELDLCSQGAVAEFFQKEKPDVVYLAAAKVGGIHANNSFPAQFIYENLMIESNIIHQAYLNGVQKLLFLGSSCIYPKMATQPMVESELLNGYLEPTNEPYAIAKIAGIKLCESYNRQYGVDYRSAMPTNLYGTNDNFHPENSHVIPAMMRRFHEAVENGSSEVIIWGSGKPMREFLHVDDMAAASIYICHLERKVYDEFTDERCSHINVGTGIDCTIKELAETLARVTNFQGELSFDTSKPDGTPRKLMQVDRLKKLGWTAGIQLEEGLKQTYEWFKENALDLREA; from the coding sequence ATGGAAAAAGATTCAAAAGTTTACGTTGCTGGGCACAGAGGAATGGTGGGCTCTGCCATCATCAGACAACTTAAAGCAATAGGCTATAACAATATAATTACCCGCAGTCGTCATGAACTCGACTTGTGCAGTCAGGGCGCGGTTGCTGAGTTTTTTCAAAAAGAAAAACCCGATGTGGTTTACCTTGCGGCAGCGAAAGTCGGCGGTATCCACGCCAATAATAGCTTTCCCGCACAATTCATTTATGAAAACCTGATGATTGAGTCTAATATCATTCATCAAGCTTATCTTAATGGCGTCCAAAAACTACTGTTTTTAGGCTCAAGCTGCATCTATCCAAAGATGGCGACTCAACCCATGGTGGAAAGCGAGTTACTTAATGGGTATTTGGAACCGACAAATGAACCCTATGCGATTGCAAAAATTGCGGGGATTAAACTTTGCGAATCCTACAATCGTCAATATGGTGTTGATTACCGCTCTGCAATGCCAACAAATTTATACGGAACTAATGACAATTTTCATCCCGAAAATAGTCACGTAATACCCGCAATGATGCGCCGTTTTCACGAAGCAGTAGAAAATGGTTCAAGTGAAGTGATCATTTGGGGCAGTGGCAAACCCATGCGTGAATTCCTTCATGTGGATGACATGGCGGCGGCATCAATTTACATCTGCCATTTAGAACGCAAAGTTTATGATGAGTTTACCGATGAACGCTGCTCTCACATCAATGTGGGTACGGGCATTGATTGCACCATCAAAGAGCTAGCAGAAACACTGGCACGGGTCACAAATTTCCAGGGTGAACTTAGTTTTGACACCAGTAAGCCCGATGGTACACCACGTAAGCTGATGCAAGTGGATCGTCTCAAAAAACTAGGCTGGACAGCTGGTATTCAGTTAGAAGAAGGTCTCAAGCAAACTTATGAATGGTTTAAAGAAAACGCTCTCGATTTAAGAGAAGCTTAA
- the gmd gene encoding GDP-mannose 4,6-dehydratase, whose amino-acid sequence MQKKALITGITGQDGSYLAEFLLEKGYEVHGIKRRASSFNTERVDHIYEDPHTDNRNFILHYGDLSDSSNLIRIIKDIEPDEIYNLGAQSHVAVSFESPEYTADVDAMGTIRLLEAISLLGLEKKTKFYQASTSELFGDVRETPQTETTPFYPRSPYAVAKMYAYWICVNYREAYGIYACNGILFNHESPRRGETFVTRKITRAIANIALGLEDCLYLGNMNALRDWGHAKDYVRMQWLMLQQDTPDDFVIATGVQYSVRQFVEFAAAELGITIEWQGSEEQEVGIIKAIEGNKTLSLKVGQRIVAVDPKYYRPTEVETLLGNPAKAKEELSWVPEITLQEMVEEMVQVDYDEAKKTAILKDHGYDINISKE is encoded by the coding sequence ATGCAGAAAAAAGCACTAATTACAGGGATTACTGGACAAGATGGTTCATACCTCGCTGAATTTTTACTTGAAAAAGGATACGAAGTCCACGGCATAAAGCGTCGTGCTTCCTCATTCAATACCGAGCGCGTCGATCACATTTACGAAGATCCACACACAGACAATCGCAATTTCATCTTGCATTATGGGGACTTAAGCGATTCATCGAATTTGATTCGCATTATTAAAGATATTGAACCTGATGAGATCTATAACTTGGGGGCTCAATCACATGTTGCGGTCTCTTTTGAATCCCCTGAATACACAGCTGATGTGGATGCCATGGGAACAATTCGCCTACTCGAAGCGATTAGCTTGCTCGGTCTTGAAAAGAAAACAAAGTTTTATCAAGCTTCCACTTCGGAACTCTTCGGTGATGTTCGCGAAACACCACAAACTGAAACTACTCCTTTTTATCCTCGCTCACCCTACGCCGTGGCCAAGATGTATGCCTACTGGATTTGTGTCAACTATCGCGAAGCTTATGGTATTTATGCCTGCAATGGCATCCTCTTTAACCACGAATCTCCTCGTCGTGGTGAAACTTTTGTAACGCGTAAAATCACCCGTGCGATTGCCAATATTGCTTTAGGCTTGGAAGATTGCCTCTACCTCGGTAATATGAATGCCCTACGTGACTGGGGGCACGCCAAAGATTACGTGCGCATGCAATGGCTGATGTTACAACAAGATACTCCTGATGACTTCGTGATTGCCACTGGTGTACAGTACTCCGTGCGTCAATTTGTTGAATTTGCCGCAGCTGAGCTCGGCATCACAATTGAATGGCAGGGATCAGAAGAGCAAGAAGTGGGTATCATCAAAGCCATTGAGGGTAATAAGACCCTCTCGCTCAAAGTTGGGCAAAGAATTGTAGCTGTTGACCCCAAGTATTACCGTCCCACTGAAGTGGAAACCTTGCTTGGCAATCCCGCCAAAGCCAAAGAAGAACTCAGTTGGGTGCCAGAAATCACCTTGCAAGAGATGGTCGAAGAAATGGTCCAAGTGGATTATGACGAAGCCAAAAAAACGGCCATATTAAAAGATCATGGTTATGATATCAATATTTCAAAGGAATAA
- a CDS encoding polysaccharide biosynthesis protein gives MNLSTQLRSWPMRKSIILIWHCLGIFVTYYLAFLLRFDEELPDYVELFFISYPILMVCSVICFFLLQQFTGIWKYYSINDLFKTIAACVMTMIIFTLIIKKDLLGLNLEMSRMVLGIEFILLTGWSTASRAGVRFIRERRRKRILQSNEYKQNVLICGALDEADLFIRACSQDFQGLFCGIISDDLISHKRYIHGVQVYPKKLEDIGYIVKTYDITNIHILSPFNKPVETNTIIDSCAKAGVSPHFHTLPALGELAMGDISVSMIRKVDVSDLLGRVQANLDRNSIADSIADKKVMVTGAGGSIGSELCRQILTYKPRALILFESSELALYKIEKELLESLTSTPIISIAGDVRIKEDIRQAIKQLDGVDLIYHTAAYKHVPLMEKNISAAFRNNVLGTAVLADTAEEMGVKRFIMISSDKAVRPSNIMGATKRIAERYIQEREFKGTEFVAVRFGNVLDSSGSVIPLFKRLIKEGKPLTVTSPDMCRFFMTIPEAVDLVLMSGAVAQSSQIMVLEMGKPVKIYDLAVRLIELSGLKPHIDVKIEFCGLRPGEKEYEEILTEDENVIETDYDRIWLMQKDESKRLYEQVDLDLIQQYIQANEQIALRHLAQKYVPENTFTHGHDI, from the coding sequence ATGAACCTAAGTACACAACTACGCTCCTGGCCAATGAGAAAATCAATTATTTTGATCTGGCATTGCTTGGGGATTTTTGTCACTTATTATCTGGCTTTTCTTCTGCGTTTTGATGAAGAACTGCCCGATTATGTCGAATTATTTTTTATAAGCTACCCCATCCTCATGGTCTGTAGCGTAATATGCTTTTTTTTACTCCAGCAGTTCACCGGTATATGGAAATATTATTCTATCAATGACCTCTTCAAGACTATCGCCGCATGTGTGATGACTATGATTATCTTTACACTTATTATCAAAAAAGATCTTTTGGGTTTAAACCTAGAAATGTCACGTATGGTTTTGGGTATTGAATTTATATTATTAACGGGTTGGTCAACCGCTAGTCGAGCGGGAGTCCGCTTTATCAGAGAGAGAAGACGAAAAAGAATTCTCCAGAGTAATGAGTATAAACAGAATGTCCTCATCTGTGGAGCCTTAGATGAAGCTGACCTCTTTATTCGCGCCTGCTCGCAAGATTTCCAGGGACTCTTTTGCGGTATCATTAGTGATGATTTAATCTCGCATAAAAGATATATCCACGGCGTGCAAGTTTATCCTAAAAAATTGGAAGATATTGGATATATAGTGAAAACTTACGATATCACTAACATTCACATCCTCTCACCTTTTAATAAACCCGTCGAAACAAATACCATTATTGATTCCTGTGCGAAAGCAGGAGTTTCACCACATTTCCATACCCTCCCTGCTCTAGGTGAACTCGCCATGGGAGACATTTCTGTTTCCATGATCCGTAAAGTTGATGTCAGTGACCTTTTAGGGCGAGTTCAAGCTAATTTAGACCGTAATAGCATTGCTGATTCAATTGCAGATAAAAAAGTCATGGTGACGGGTGCCGGCGGAAGTATTGGCTCGGAACTCTGCCGTCAAATTCTCACTTATAAACCTCGAGCCCTTATTCTTTTTGAGAGTTCCGAACTGGCACTCTATAAAATAGAAAAAGAATTACTGGAAAGCCTCACATCTACCCCCATTATTTCGATTGCCGGAGATGTTCGCATTAAAGAAGACATACGACAAGCGATTAAACAGCTCGATGGAGTCGATTTAATTTATCACACTGCGGCTTATAAGCACGTCCCCCTCATGGAAAAAAATATTAGTGCGGCTTTTCGCAATAATGTCTTAGGCACAGCCGTACTCGCCGACACGGCCGAAGAAATGGGGGTCAAACGCTTTATCATGATTTCATCAGACAAAGCCGTACGCCCTTCCAATATCATGGGCGCGACCAAGCGCATTGCCGAACGCTACATACAAGAACGAGAGTTCAAAGGAACCGAATTTGTCGCTGTACGCTTTGGCAATGTCCTAGATTCATCAGGGTCCGTCATCCCTCTCTTCAAGCGCCTCATTAAAGAAGGCAAACCCCTCACGGTTACGAGCCCTGATATGTGCCGCTTTTTCATGACCATTCCTGAAGCTGTTGATCTCGTCTTGATGTCGGGTGCCGTCGCCCAGTCAAGTCAAATAATGGTCTTGGAAATGGGTAAACCCGTCAAAATTTACGATCTCGCGGTTCGTCTCATTGAGCTTTCTGGACTCAAACCTCATATCGATGTGAAAATTGAGTTTTGTGGACTCCGACCTGGAGAAAAAGAATATGAAGAAATTCTCACTGAAGATGAAAACGTTATTGAAACTGACTACGATCGAATTTGGCTAATGCAAAAGGATGAATCCAAGCGCCTTTACGAACAAGTCGATCTCGATTTAATCCAGCAATACATCCAAGCTAATGAGCAAATAGCTCTAAGGCACCTTGCCCAAAAATACGTTCCTGAAAATACTTTCACTCACGGTCATGATATTTAA
- a CDS encoding sugar transferase, with the protein MKRIFDIISSLFGLILFLPVFIVCAIAVRLTSNGPIFYVSDRIGANNNHFDMIKFRTMRVNAPQVATHLLKDPKSLLTPVGGFLRKTSLDELPQLINVIKGDMSIVGPRPALFNQDDQIELRTKVGCHVLTPGITGWAQINGRDEIPITKKVEFDAWYFQNQSFLLDLKIIWLTIYSVIFGKNVSH; encoded by the coding sequence ATGAAACGAATTTTTGACATAATTTCCTCTCTTTTTGGCCTAATACTTTTCCTTCCAGTATTTATCGTCTGCGCGATTGCGGTGCGTTTAACATCAAACGGTCCCATTTTTTATGTCTCTGATCGCATTGGAGCCAATAATAATCATTTTGATATGATCAAGTTCAGAACCATGCGAGTAAACGCACCCCAAGTCGCCACACATTTACTCAAAGACCCCAAGTCGCTGCTGACACCTGTAGGTGGATTCCTGCGAAAAACGAGCTTGGATGAGCTACCGCAGTTGATTAATGTCATCAAAGGAGACATGTCCATTGTTGGCCCACGCCCCGCTCTCTTCAATCAGGATGATCAGATTGAACTACGGACGAAAGTCGGTTGCCACGTTTTAACCCCGGGGATTACTGGTTGGGCACAGATCAACGGCCGTGACGAAATCCCCATCACTAAAAAAGTTGAGTTCGATGCGTGGTACTTTCAAAATCAATCATTTTTGCTTGATTTGAAAATTATCTGGCTAACTATCTATAGTGTTATTTTTGGAAAAAATGTGAGTCATTAA
- a CDS encoding glycosyltransferase family 4 protein, translating to MSKKILYFITEDWVFCSHRLPLAVAAKKAGYDVAVVTNVKAHGERIQKAGIRVIPYNLDRGSMNPFKAVSLILQLTKIYRLEKPDLVHQVAIKPILLGTIAARLAGVPHVVNAITGMGYIFTSQELKARLLRPFINFAFKFLLNDKNSKLIMQNQDDISSLIENKVISKDRTVLIRGAGVNIKEFDYTLEAAEQPPIIVLPARMLRDKGVVEFVSAVRILKERGIAARFALVGDVDYQNPAAISEHEMDHWVNSNLVEWWGRRDDMPKVLEKSHIVCLPSYREGLPKALLEAASCGRAIVTTDVVGCREIVRDGENGLLVPLFSTVELADALHTLIEDPKLRQRMGKQGRKIVKNEFTIERVIKETLLVYGAWDNDEP from the coding sequence ATGTCAAAAAAAATCCTTTATTTCATTACAGAAGACTGGGTCTTTTGTTCTCACAGACTGCCTTTAGCTGTGGCCGCAAAAAAAGCGGGCTACGATGTAGCAGTGGTGACCAATGTAAAGGCACATGGGGAACGCATCCAAAAAGCTGGTATTCGAGTCATCCCCTATAATCTTGATCGTGGTAGTATGAACCCCTTCAAGGCTGTGTCTTTGATTCTCCAGCTTACAAAAATCTATCGCTTGGAAAAGCCTGATCTGGTTCATCAAGTGGCCATCAAACCCATTCTCTTGGGAACCATTGCCGCGCGTTTGGCTGGAGTTCCGCATGTCGTTAATGCCATAACGGGGATGGGATATATTTTCACCTCTCAAGAACTTAAAGCTCGCTTATTACGCCCCTTTATCAATTTTGCTTTCAAGTTTTTGTTAAATGATAAAAACTCCAAACTGATCATGCAAAATCAGGATGACATCAGTTCTTTAATTGAAAATAAGGTTATCTCTAAAGATCGCACTGTACTGATCCGTGGTGCAGGTGTAAACATTAAAGAATTCGACTATACACTCGAAGCTGCTGAGCAGCCACCAATTATTGTTCTACCAGCGCGAATGCTGAGAGACAAGGGAGTGGTCGAGTTTGTGTCCGCCGTACGTATTCTGAAAGAGAGAGGAATTGCAGCACGATTTGCATTAGTGGGTGACGTAGACTACCAAAATCCCGCAGCGATCAGTGAACATGAGATGGATCACTGGGTAAACTCAAACCTAGTCGAATGGTGGGGCCGGCGCGACGATATGCCTAAAGTACTGGAGAAGTCGCACATTGTCTGCCTGCCATCCTATCGCGAAGGTCTGCCTAAAGCTCTTTTGGAGGCTGCTTCCTGTGGACGAGCTATTGTAACAACTGATGTAGTTGGCTGTAGGGAGATCGTCAGAGATGGAGAGAATGGCTTACTCGTCCCCCTTTTCAGTACAGTTGAACTGGCCGATGCTCTTCATACCTTAATAGAAGACCCTAAACTCAGGCAACGAATGGGTAAACAAGGACGCAAAATAGTGAAAAATGAGTTCACCATTGAAAGGGTTATCAAAGAAACTTTGCTAGTTTATGGCGCGTGGGATAATGATGAGCCCTAA
- a CDS encoding lipopolysaccharide biosynthesis protein: MTRTRTQYALLNIWSNTAGYFLNTLLGFVCRIVFVRCLTAEHLGISGLFTNLIMMLSLSELGLGAVMTHALYKPIAQKNEAKVKALMQYFAKVYKIIFVIFIVIGISIIPYLNFFIKDPPNINESFEQIYLLFLFTTAITYLFAHQSLFLMASQRQYIVTTVNYTVTIIQSCLQIFFLFQTKNYIHYLIIQVLGSVLQFFLIAYIVRKDTDHHTVEKYNLTKVDKSQIFRNVWQLSLGRISGFLVNGTDNIIIAKFIGVVSVGILSNYVLLIKTVENFILSLMGSISAGIGNFNAVSDKLSTSKLFNNICFIAFVCYGWISLAFFICSNDLILLLFGENYVMNNTICALLCLNFFMSGLINLVGTFMNSLGVFTKGRLVVIFTAIFNVVLSVLFGLSWGISGVLAATAVARLVTNWWYQPRVLFKYGFDKKPTTYFLNYSYFLIIIITSILIGTFLSSVIQFEFNLIHTLSKLLISSLVFFLCVYLIYRKNDEFKYMYDKTKQILESLIARKVS; the protein is encoded by the coding sequence TTGACTAGAACCCGCACACAATATGCTCTGTTAAATATCTGGAGTAATACAGCTGGATATTTCCTGAATACCTTACTTGGATTTGTCTGTCGTATAGTATTTGTACGTTGCCTCACAGCTGAGCACTTAGGTATCTCTGGTTTATTTACTAATCTCATAATGATGCTCTCACTCAGCGAGTTGGGTCTGGGCGCTGTCATGACTCATGCACTCTATAAGCCAATAGCTCAAAAAAACGAGGCTAAAGTTAAAGCTTTAATGCAATACTTTGCTAAGGTCTACAAAATCATTTTTGTTATTTTTATTGTTATTGGAATCTCAATAATTCCCTATTTAAATTTTTTCATAAAAGACCCTCCCAATATAAATGAAAGTTTCGAACAAATTTACTTACTCTTTCTATTTACGACTGCAATAACTTATTTATTCGCTCACCAAAGCCTATTTCTCATGGCATCACAAAGACAGTATATTGTGACAACTGTAAATTATACTGTAACCATTATACAAAGTTGCCTGCAAATATTTTTTCTATTTCAAACAAAAAACTACATCCATTACCTGATAATTCAGGTATTAGGCTCAGTACTTCAATTCTTTTTAATTGCTTACATCGTGCGTAAGGATACCGATCATCATACAGTTGAAAAATATAATTTAACAAAAGTAGATAAGAGCCAAATATTCCGCAATGTCTGGCAACTTTCACTGGGTAGAATCAGTGGATTTCTTGTTAATGGTACTGATAATATAATAATCGCTAAATTTATAGGAGTAGTAAGCGTTGGAATCCTATCCAACTATGTACTTTTAATTAAGACCGTAGAAAATTTCATACTCAGCTTAATGGGTTCTATAAGTGCAGGCATAGGTAATTTTAATGCGGTATCTGATAAACTATCCACATCAAAGTTATTCAATAATATTTGCTTCATAGCTTTTGTTTGTTATGGCTGGATAAGTTTAGCGTTTTTTATATGTTCTAATGATTTAATCCTCCTATTATTTGGTGAAAATTATGTTATGAATAACACAATTTGTGCATTGTTATGCCTAAATTTTTTTATGTCGGGATTAATTAATTTAGTTGGAACTTTTATGAATTCTCTTGGCGTTTTCACCAAAGGGCGACTTGTTGTAATTTTCACCGCAATTTTTAATGTAGTACTTTCCGTACTTTTTGGCTTATCATGGGGCATTTCAGGAGTACTAGCTGCAACTGCAGTTGCTCGATTAGTAACTAACTGGTGGTACCAACCACGAGTTTTATTCAAATATGGTTTTGATAAAAAGCCTACAACATATTTTTTGAACTACTCTTATTTTTTAATAATTATTATTACTTCAATACTGATCGGCACATTCCTCAGTTCAGTAATCCAATTTGAATTCAATTTGATACACACCCTAAGCAAACTTCTGATTTCATCTCTTGTATTTTTCTTATGTGTATATTTGATTTATCGAAAAAATGATGAGTTCAAATATATGTATGATAAAACAAAACAAATACTAGAAAGTTTAATAGCCCGTAAAGTATCATGA
- a CDS encoding IS256 family transposase, which yields MHHSTQENSSVLLEMIQQVTENGESGMLEAMRVLLNEAMKVERSNSLEADPYERNESRLGYANGYKNKTVNTRLGAMKLNIPQVRGEIDFYPSSLEKGLRSERALMTAMAESYIQGTSTRKVTKLLEKMCGLSVSKSQVSRVVTELDESLEKWRNRPLGKYSYLLVDARYEKVRVDKTVRDCALLIAYGIDESGKRSVLGTSVSLSEAEVHWRNFFLSLNARGLHGLKMITSDSHSGLKAALKTVFGSIPWQRCQFHLQQNAGAYVPKKVMRSEVAQDIRDIFNAPSKLEAERLLKLTCLKYEEKASHLSEWMESALPEGFSVFDLERSCWTKLRTTNMIERQNREILRRTRTVSIFPNEASLLRLASAILMELDETWIATKRVYLSV from the coding sequence ATGCACCACTCTACACAAGAAAACAGTAGCGTCTTATTAGAAATGATCCAACAAGTTACAGAAAACGGCGAAAGCGGAATGCTTGAAGCGATGAGAGTTTTATTAAATGAAGCGATGAAAGTGGAGAGAAGTAATTCTCTTGAAGCTGATCCATATGAACGTAATGAAAGTCGCTTGGGTTATGCTAATGGCTATAAAAATAAAACTGTAAACACTCGACTTGGAGCAATGAAGCTTAATATCCCTCAAGTCAGAGGTGAAATTGATTTTTATCCAAGTTCTTTGGAGAAAGGCTTGCGAAGTGAACGAGCTTTAATGACAGCTATGGCAGAGAGTTATATTCAGGGGACATCGACTAGAAAGGTGACTAAACTTTTAGAGAAAATGTGTGGTCTATCTGTAAGTAAATCACAGGTATCCCGTGTGGTAACTGAGCTAGATGAGAGTTTAGAAAAGTGGCGCAACCGTCCTTTAGGTAAATATTCTTATCTTTTGGTGGATGCGAGATACGAGAAGGTTAGAGTAGATAAGACTGTTCGAGATTGTGCTTTACTTATTGCCTATGGAATAGATGAATCAGGAAAACGTTCAGTCCTCGGAACAAGTGTTTCTTTAAGTGAAGCGGAAGTTCATTGGAGGAACTTTTTTCTGTCATTGAATGCTCGAGGACTCCATGGCCTCAAGATGATTACCAGTGATAGTCATTCGGGCCTAAAAGCAGCGTTAAAGACTGTATTTGGTTCTATCCCATGGCAGAGATGTCAATTTCACCTACAGCAAAATGCTGGTGCTTATGTCCCTAAGAAAGTTATGCGCTCAGAAGTAGCTCAAGATATTAGAGATATCTTTAATGCACCTTCAAAGCTTGAGGCTGAAAGGCTTTTAAAGCTTACTTGCTTAAAGTATGAAGAAAAGGCTTCACATTTATCTGAATGGATGGAATCTGCACTTCCTGAAGGCTTTTCTGTATTCGATCTCGAGCGTTCTTGTTGGACAAAACTGAGAACGACCAATATGATTGAAAGACAGAATCGAGAAATTCTCAGGCGAACTAGAACCGTATCTATATTCCCAAATGAAGCTTCACTTCTTAGATTAGCATCCGCTATTCTTATGGAATTAGATGAAACCTGGATAGCTACAAAAAGAGTTTATCTGTCTGTTTAA